A DNA window from Argopecten irradians isolate NY chromosome 10, Ai_NY, whole genome shotgun sequence contains the following coding sequences:
- the LOC138333617 gene encoding uncharacterized protein, which produces MEMKLPSASYESKRKAQSEESSGANSAFKKARHDWQIKGESSKGNKRQNCDLLPILQRSDPVHVAHSNLQEDAPSSQHINSTVSARAATYENEAENVDDPELSPQGSFSSEKVNTRFNGQNADFYGTIKSKVTGVEGTNKPIETCEHIQRGSNHLVPEFHFADPPGGDLNSESAFFGSSSASVPSNGHRSEYNPHSSTSSSNSNEFNSFLAKRQNSHIAKAVVDNAINKTLEDMGVSPDTNADNFVTGKCNVEDAGISQAIQSQGLIPQHQNLGSQVIVSQHQAVYSATLAPLLSQVPHLSDMVFSERRFQPDCLAETRDIILDPNLSFAHTSGATTVSMSSSDLLDQAVSMAISSQGLALQRDMS; this is translated from the coding sequence ATGGAAATGAAACTTCCTTCAGCCTCTTACGAATCAAAACGTAAAGCCCAGAGCGAAGAATCTAGTGGTGCTAACAGTGCTTTTAAAAAAGCACGACATGATTGGCAGATTAAGGGCGAATCTAGCAAGGGAAATAAACGTCAAAACTGTGACCTTTTGCCAATTTTACAAAGGTCAGATCCTGTGCATGTGGCACACAGCAATCTTCAAGAGGACGCACCGTCTTCACAACACATCAATTCAACAGTAAGTGCCAGAGCAGCGACATATGAAAACGAAGCTGAAAATGTTGATGACCCAGAGCTTTCACCACAAGGTTCATTCTCAAGTGAGAAAGTAAATACAAGATTCAACGGACAAAATGCAGACTTTTATGGAACCATCAAATCTAAAGTTACTGGTGTTGAAGGGACTAACAAACCAATAGAGACATGTGAACATATACAAAGAGGTAGCAATCACCTTGTACCTGAATTCCATTTCGCAGATCCACCAGGTGGTGATCTAAATTCAGAAAGTGCTTTTTTTGGATCGTCTTCTGCAAGTGTACCTTCGAATGGTCACAGAAGCGAATACAATCCTCACTCTTCAACAAGTTCATCAAATTCAAATGAGTTTAACAGTTTCCTAGCCAAGCGCCAAAACAGTCATATAGCTAAAGCGGTTGTAGACAAtgctatcaataaaacactaGAGGACATGGGTGTGTCTCCAGACACCAACGCTGATAACTTTGTGACGGGAAAGTGTAATGTAGAGGATGCTGGGATATCCCAAGCTATACAGAGTCAGGGCCTCATTCCCCAGCATCAAAATCTAGGGAGTCAAGTTATTGTCTCCCAACACCAGGCCGTGTACAGTGCTACACTTGCACCCTTGCTGTCCCAAGTCCCACACTTATCAGACATGGTTTTCTCTGAACGTCGTTTTCAGCCAGATTGCTTGGCAGAAACAAGGGACATCATTCTTGATCCAAATTTAAGTTTTGCCCATACGTCAGGGGCAACAACTGTGTCGATGTCCAGTTCAGATCTCCTTGACCAGGCTGTGTCTATGGCAATTTCATCACAGGGTTTAGCCCTGCAGCGGGACATGTCATAG